The Clarias gariepinus isolate MV-2021 ecotype Netherlands chromosome 4, CGAR_prim_01v2, whole genome shotgun sequence genome window below encodes:
- the pcmtd1 gene encoding protein-L-isoaspartate O-methyltransferase domain-containing protein 1 gives MGGAVSAGEDNDDLIDNLKEAQYIRTDKVEQVFRAIDRGDYYLDGYRENAYKDLAWKHGNIHLSAPCIYSEVMEALSLQQGLSFLNLGSGTGYLSTMVGLIIGPFGVNHGVELHKDVVEYAQEKLEEFIKNSDSFDKFEFCEPHFVVGNCLEISSDSHQYDRIYCGAGVQKDHENYMKVMLKVGGVLVMPIEDQLTQITRTGQSSWESKNILAVSFAPLVQQNRSEGSKPDAVILPPLAVRSLQDLARIYIRRTLRCLTNNESTSKVTGPRMPQKRKRRRRRSHRNVQHHVNTYVFVGNQLIPQPIESEEDEKIDDEDIKEEDKEVEKDKPEPPRVNLLRDKVLSLPLPESLKAYLLYYREK, from the exons ATGGGCGGAGCCGTGAGCGCCGGCGAGGACAACGACGATCTGATTGACAACCTGAAGGAGGCGCAATACATCCGCACGGACAAGGTGGAGCAGGTGTTCAGGGCGATAGACCGCGGGGATTACTACTTGGACGGATACAGAGAAAACGCCTACAAAGACTTGGCCTGGAAGCACGGCAACATCCATCTCTCGGCCCCGTGCATCTACTCCGAGGTCATGGAGGCGCTGAGTCTGCAGCAGGGACTCTCCTTTCTCAATCTGGGCAGCGGGACAGGATACCTGAGCAcaatggtgggcctgatcatcG GTCCGTTCGGAGTAAATCACGGCGTGGAGCTGCACAAGGACGTGGTGGAGTACGCGCAGGAGAAACTGGAGGAGTTTATCAAAAACAGCGACAGCTTTGACAA GTTTGAGTTCTGCGAGCCCCATTTTGTCGTGGGAAACTGTTTAGAGATCTCCTCAGACAGCCATCAGTACGATCGCATCTACTGTGGAGCCGGCGTCCAGAAAGACCACGAGAACTACATGAAGGTCATGCTGAAAGTCGGTGGCGTTCTGGTCATGCCCATTGAGGATcag TTGACTCAGATCACCAGAACGGGACAGAGCTCTTGGGAGAGCAAGAACATCCTGGCCGTGTCCTTTGCTCCTCTTGTCCAGCAGAACCGAAGTGAAGGCAGCAAACCGGACGCTGTGATTTTGC CTCCGCTGGCGGTGCGAAGTCTGCAGGACCTGGCGCGCATCTACATCCGCCGCACGCTGCGCTGCCTCACCAACAACGAAAGCACGTCGAAGGTGACGGGGCCACGCATGCCGCAGAAGCGCAAACGCCGGCGCAGACGCAGCCACCGCAACGTGCAGCACCACGTCAACACCTACGTGTTCGTCGGCAACCAGCTGATCCCGCAGCCCATCGAGAGCGAGGAGGACGAGAAGATCGACGACGAGGACATCAAGGAGGAGGACAAAGAGGTGGAGAAGGACAAACCCGAGCCCCCTCGGGTCAACTTGCTAAGAGACAAGGTCCTGAGTTTGCCTCTGCCCGAATCGCTCAAGGCGTATCTGCTGTATTACAGAGAGAAATAG